The following coding sequences are from one Geothrix sp. window:
- a CDS encoding FHA domain-containing protein: MIVVCPACQARFQYDDGRFGAARSKRFKCPKCSHVFEVANPALAQAPLDGTLAHPMPAFMPEAEPTPPTPIPAARTTAKRDREAMLVAAGLQVPGMPPGLKFTLAFLTGPQASTVQVLEQPQIVIGREEGDVVTRDPETSRRHALLEIHKDGTVWISDQQSTNGTLVNGERITGPVQLISQQEFTCGNSTFMLLVRNTEEFPLH, encoded by the coding sequence ATGATTGTGGTGTGCCCGGCCTGCCAGGCCCGCTTCCAGTACGATGACGGCCGTTTCGGTGCCGCCCGGAGCAAGCGGTTCAAGTGCCCCAAGTGCAGCCATGTCTTCGAAGTGGCCAATCCGGCCCTGGCCCAGGCACCCCTGGACGGCACCCTCGCCCATCCCATGCCGGCCTTCATGCCCGAAGCCGAGCCCACGCCCCCCACACCCATCCCCGCGGCCCGCACCACCGCCAAGCGGGACCGGGAAGCCATGCTGGTGGCCGCCGGCCTCCAGGTGCCGGGCATGCCCCCGGGCCTGAAGTTCACCCTGGCCTTCCTGACCGGGCCCCAGGCCTCCACCGTGCAGGTCCTCGAGCAGCCCCAGATCGTCATCGGCCGGGAGGAGGGCGACGTGGTCACGCGCGATCCGGAGACCTCGCGCCGGCACGCCCTGCTGGAGATCCACAAGGACGGCACGGTGTGGATCAGCGACCAGCAGTCCACCAACGGCACCCTGGTGAACGGCGAGCGCATCACGGGCCCGGTCCAGCTCATCAGCCAGCAGGAATTCACCTGCGGGAACAGCACCTTCATGCTCCTGGTGCGCAACACGGAAGAGTTCCCGCTGCACTGA
- a CDS encoding LolA family protein, producing MFRSTLALLLLALPLAGQAPPPLKEVVERFDAAQAQVQTLQCPFTLTLRRALLKTPSVTKGTMYLQGSDFAHFAFQPPEDLVLHLTPKALISYSPEAREGELMKIGLIKNSDRKFLGLGQKLSYLSDYFQISLSEAKDGSNTWFLALAPRTLSLRKRMQALNLWVDKETWLPRQIQWIERSGDSWFLELGALRINQALPSGVIGFKLPEGIPLRSEFSFFATRKK from the coding sequence ATGTTCCGATCCACCCTCGCCCTGCTCCTCCTCGCCTTGCCCCTGGCCGGCCAGGCCCCGCCCCCCCTGAAGGAGGTGGTGGAGCGCTTCGATGCTGCCCAGGCCCAGGTCCAGACCCTCCAGTGCCCCTTCACCCTCACCCTGCGCCGGGCCCTGCTGAAGACGCCCTCGGTCACCAAGGGCACCATGTACCTCCAGGGCTCCGACTTCGCCCACTTCGCCTTCCAGCCCCCGGAAGACCTGGTCCTGCACCTCACCCCCAAGGCCCTCATCTCGTACAGCCCCGAGGCCCGCGAAGGCGAGCTCATGAAGATCGGCCTCATCAAGAACTCCGACCGCAAGTTCCTCGGCCTCGGCCAGAAACTCAGCTACCTCTCCGACTACTTCCAGATCTCGCTGAGCGAGGCGAAGGACGGCTCCAACACCTGGTTCCTGGCCCTCGCCCCCCGCACCCTGTCCCTGCGCAAGCGGATGCAGGCCCTCAACCTCTGGGTGGATAAGGAGACCTGGCTGCCGCGCCAGATCCAGTGGATCGAGCGCAGCGGGGATTCCTGGTTCCTGGAGCTGGGCGCCCTGAGGATCAACCAGGCCCTGCCCTCCGGGGTCATCGGCTTCAAGCTGCCGGAGGGCATCCCCCTGCGCAGTGAATTCAGCTTCTTCGCCACGCGCAAGAAGTAG
- a CDS encoding GNAT family N-acetyltransferase has protein sequence MAQHNAYTVGMSPTPTPTLRPSKPADLETHVAHRVAMFRDMEMGSEEGLKRMAEAFRNQLRGWLVTGQCRGLVLEEQGRIVASVLMLMKDTLPTPVTPLSVRGYLFNVYTEPSHRRKGLAARLTDAALDLARDLGIEIVELHASLEAEGMYQRMGFVPTSEMRLVMGAGIKTPKQWKHRR, from the coding sequence ATGGCTCAGCATAACGCTTACACTGTCGGCATGAGCCCGACGCCGACCCCCACCCTGCGCCCCTCCAAGCCCGCCGACCTCGAGACCCACGTGGCCCATCGCGTCGCCATGTTCCGCGACATGGAGATGGGTTCGGAGGAGGGCCTCAAACGCATGGCGGAGGCCTTCCGGAACCAGCTGCGCGGCTGGCTGGTGACGGGCCAGTGCCGGGGCCTGGTGCTGGAGGAGCAGGGCCGCATCGTGGCCAGCGTGCTGATGCTCATGAAGGACACGCTGCCCACGCCGGTGACGCCGCTGTCCGTGCGGGGCTACCTGTTCAACGTCTACACCGAGCCCTCCCACCGGCGCAAAGGCTTGGCCGCCCGCCTCACGGACGCGGCCCTGGACCTGGCCCGGGACCTGGGCATCGAGATCGTGGAGCTGCACGCCAGCCTGGAAGCCGAGGGCATGTATCAGCGCATGGGCTTCGTCCCCACCAGCGAGATGCGCCTGGTGATGGGCGCGGGCATCAAGACGCCGAAGCAGTGGAAGCATCGCCGCTAG
- a CDS encoding tetratricopeptide repeat protein — translation MTTDPYAPYLRQADDLFAQGEVVKAGQIWQAILKQNPTHGEARERLLAVKQHLLALREAAAQAAPPAPPEPEPEPEPAVVAAPEPPPAPEPVPAPVPAPVQADPRSTSPEAALAAVAEPPKVITGQLDPERLLAEGCTLYDMGQLQDALKKWDQVLTLDPAHALARGYANGARRELGLGPIHAEPAPAPVSVAAHHADEDIDKLLREAVQLYDMGLTEEAITKWERILALEPERHEIAGYLREARKEVGQATSALTAPASAPTAPVEPDSLDLKLRQAEHLLSLQRHEEAAFTFQQALRLDPGNARALNGLERCRKPAGRPAPETRPAAPVMTLDAQGRIAMAVDDYPAPGEPQGVEPPAALQQTSTAPREGPSLPDRLREATEQMPWLREPKFLAAIGGGLLAVIVVLALVHGYRKDQALKEEVRAARAAAVAPVAQQAQAPDLTESPGALRQEAESAMGADPLRAYLRAEALVKASPNDAAGAQLLEKARAGLAGGVSGASLPEFQKHLQNGDLEAARKVVDALLRAQPDSADLRSRAGRLHLTLCFAHASQAKWDEAEEDLLRGRALFPGDKIWQVRLKLLEKVKALPKNQQPAWIPLLS, via the coding sequence ATGACCACCGATCCCTACGCGCCCTACCTCCGCCAGGCGGATGATCTCTTCGCCCAGGGGGAGGTCGTCAAGGCTGGACAGATCTGGCAGGCCATCCTCAAGCAGAACCCCACCCACGGCGAAGCCAGGGAGCGCCTGCTTGCCGTGAAGCAGCACCTCCTGGCCCTCCGGGAGGCCGCCGCCCAGGCCGCGCCGCCCGCTCCCCCCGAGCCCGAGCCCGAGCCCGAGCCGGCGGTTGTGGCCGCACCCGAGCCCCCGCCCGCACCCGAGCCCGTCCCCGCGCCGGTTCCGGCCCCAGTCCAGGCGGATCCTCGCTCCACGTCGCCGGAGGCGGCCCTGGCCGCCGTGGCGGAGCCGCCGAAGGTGATCACGGGCCAGCTGGATCCCGAGCGCCTGCTGGCCGAGGGCTGCACCCTCTACGACATGGGCCAGCTCCAGGACGCCCTGAAGAAATGGGACCAGGTCCTGACGCTGGATCCGGCCCACGCCCTCGCCCGGGGCTACGCCAACGGGGCCCGCCGCGAGCTGGGCCTGGGGCCCATCCACGCCGAGCCCGCTCCGGCCCCCGTGTCCGTGGCGGCCCATCATGCCGATGAGGACATCGACAAGCTGCTGCGGGAGGCCGTCCAGCTCTACGACATGGGCCTGACCGAAGAGGCCATCACCAAGTGGGAGCGGATCCTCGCCCTGGAACCTGAGCGGCACGAGATCGCGGGCTACCTGCGGGAGGCCCGCAAGGAGGTGGGCCAGGCCACCTCGGCGTTGACGGCTCCGGCGTCCGCTCCCACCGCCCCCGTGGAACCCGACAGCCTCGACCTGAAGCTCCGGCAGGCCGAACACCTGCTCAGCCTCCAGCGCCACGAGGAGGCCGCCTTCACCTTCCAGCAGGCCCTGCGCCTGGATCCGGGCAACGCCCGGGCCCTGAACGGCCTGGAGCGCTGCCGGAAGCCCGCCGGCCGCCCCGCGCCCGAAACCCGCCCCGCGGCCCCCGTGATGACCCTGGATGCCCAGGGCCGCATCGCCATGGCCGTGGACGACTACCCGGCTCCCGGCGAGCCCCAGGGCGTCGAGCCCCCGGCCGCCCTGCAGCAGACCTCCACCGCCCCCCGGGAGGGCCCCTCCCTACCGGACCGCCTGCGGGAGGCCACCGAGCAGATGCCCTGGCTGAGGGAGCCCAAGTTCCTCGCGGCCATCGGCGGCGGCCTGCTGGCCGTGATCGTGGTGCTGGCCCTCGTCCACGGCTACCGCAAGGACCAGGCCCTGAAGGAGGAGGTCCGCGCCGCCCGGGCTGCCGCCGTGGCCCCCGTGGCCCAGCAGGCCCAGGCCCCCGACCTGACCGAATCCCCCGGCGCCCTGCGGCAGGAGGCCGAGAGCGCCATGGGCGCCGATCCCCTGCGCGCCTACCTGCGGGCCGAGGCCCTGGTGAAAGCCAGCCCCAACGATGCCGCCGGCGCCCAGCTGCTGGAGAAGGCGCGGGCCGGCCTCGCGGGCGGGGTCAGCGGCGCCAGCCTGCCCGAGTTCCAGAAGCACCTGCAGAACGGCGACCTCGAGGCTGCCCGCAAGGTGGTGGACGCGCTGCTGCGCGCCCAGCCCGACAGCGCGGATCTGCGCAGCCGGGCGGGGCGGTTGCACCTCACCCTCTGCTTCGCCCACGCCAGCCAGGCCAAGTGGGACGAGGCCGAGGAGGACCTGCTGCGGGGCCGCGCCCTCTTCCCCGGCGACAAGATCTGGCAGGTGCGCCTGAAGCTCCTGGAAAAGGTGAAGGCCCTGCCCAAGAACCAGCAGCCCGCCTGGATCCCGCTGCTCAGCTAG
- a CDS encoding MBL fold metallo-hydrolase, with the protein MHYAALASGSKGNCHALSEGGRTLLIDAGISLRQIRQRLDGLGLQGGEVRALALTHEHSDHVGALGVILRRTDWAILATPETRRAAEWAQGVQIPAERWIALEAGRALDWEGWRVLPFALPHDAADPVAFRVEAGGVACAVVTDLGHPTALVADHLQDLDLLVLEANHDVDMLREGDYPPQLKARILSRVGHLSNASMAELLARVCSPRLKALVLAHLSESNNHPDLARFAAEEVLRGSAVALHVAHQREPLSLSAAPA; encoded by the coding sequence ATGCACTATGCGGCGCTCGCCTCCGGTTCCAAGGGGAACTGCCACGCCCTGTCCGAGGGCGGACGGACGCTGCTCATCGACGCCGGCATCTCGCTGCGCCAGATCCGCCAGCGCCTCGACGGACTGGGCCTGCAGGGCGGCGAGGTCCGGGCCCTGGCCCTGACCCACGAGCACTCCGACCACGTGGGGGCCCTGGGCGTCATCCTCCGCCGCACGGACTGGGCCATCCTCGCCACGCCGGAGACGCGGCGGGCGGCGGAGTGGGCCCAGGGCGTCCAGATCCCCGCCGAGCGCTGGATCGCGCTGGAAGCGGGCCGGGCCCTGGACTGGGAGGGCTGGCGCGTGCTGCCCTTCGCCCTGCCCCATGACGCCGCCGATCCCGTGGCCTTCCGGGTCGAGGCCGGCGGGGTCGCCTGCGCCGTGGTCACGGACCTGGGGCACCCCACGGCCCTGGTGGCTGACCACCTGCAGGACCTGGACCTCCTGGTGCTGGAGGCCAACCACGATGTGGACATGCTGCGCGAGGGCGACTATCCGCCCCAGCTCAAGGCCCGCATCCTCAGCCGGGTGGGTCACCTCAGCAACGCGTCCATGGCCGAGCTGCTGGCCCGGGTCTGCTCGCCCCGGCTGAAGGCCCTCGTCCTCGCCCACCTCAGCGAGTCCAACAACCATCCCGACCTGGCCCGCTTCGCCGCGGAGGAGGTTCTGCGGGGCAGCGCCGTGGCCCTGCACGTGGCCCACCAGCGGGAACCCCTGAGCCTGTCCGCCGCACCCGCCTGA
- a CDS encoding tetratricopeptide repeat protein, with protein MRLTALLFTALGLCAQAQAPPTFDEAFFAGDRRAVLAGCADKARALKPKDAKYLAECGRAYLAALDKPRAEAAFKDAETRESKDGEVLRLIAVAWLKHGYKTEALESYEKIVQRDPKNKDAITQAGVDLAEVGLVNEAERYMGVLAALEKGDWQRFLQFGRALLVAGQRKKAAPWFARAVALKPNEEKIFLEISRTFAETQSVM; from the coding sequence ATGCGCCTCACTGCTCTGCTCTTCACGGCCCTTGGTCTCTGCGCCCAAGCCCAGGCGCCCCCCACATTCGACGAAGCCTTCTTCGCGGGCGACCGGCGGGCTGTCCTCGCGGGCTGCGCCGACAAGGCCCGGGCCCTCAAGCCCAAGGACGCGAAGTACCTCGCCGAGTGCGGGCGGGCCTACCTGGCGGCCCTGGACAAGCCCAGGGCCGAGGCGGCCTTCAAGGACGCCGAGACCCGCGAATCCAAGGACGGCGAGGTGCTGCGCCTCATCGCGGTGGCCTGGCTGAAGCACGGCTACAAGACCGAGGCCCTGGAGAGCTACGAGAAGATCGTCCAGCGGGATCCCAAGAACAAGGACGCCATCACCCAAGCCGGCGTGGATCTCGCGGAAGTGGGCCTGGTGAACGAGGCCGAGCGCTACATGGGCGTGCTGGCCGCCCTGGAGAAGGGCGACTGGCAGCGCTTCCTTCAGTTCGGCCGGGCCCTGCTGGTGGCCGGCCAGCGCAAGAAGGCGGCCCCCTGGTTCGCCCGCGCGGTGGCCCTGAAGCCCAACGAGGAGAAGATCTTCCTCGAGATCTCCCGCACCTTCGCCGAGACCCAGAGCGTGATGTAG
- a CDS encoding CPBP family intramembrane glutamic endopeptidase yields MPAWLATCFINEQGSVRSGWKALGFMVLFPALGLAFSLIAKALHVPRMGMGVVVWINAAIVALASFVCVRLEKRSFRDLGFRLGPRWLGELVAGTLGGILLILVTALIVKGLDGFHWERAAGIGPRQLLAAAWAFLGVAFFEEIMSRGFPFQRLVEGAGTWVGQLVFAALFALGHWGNPGMHGATRVWATLNIGLAAILLGFCYLRTRSLALPIGVHLGWNWAQGSLLGFGVSGTTDTPGLWTPIFHGKPEWLTGGAFGLEASLPCALVCGAFILLLWRWKGTIPSGDASTASAS; encoded by the coding sequence ATGCCCGCATGGCTCGCCACGTGCTTCATCAACGAGCAGGGCTCCGTCCGCAGCGGCTGGAAGGCGCTGGGGTTCATGGTGCTGTTCCCCGCCCTGGGCCTGGCCTTCAGCCTGATCGCCAAGGCCCTCCACGTGCCCCGCATGGGCATGGGCGTCGTCGTCTGGATCAACGCCGCGATCGTGGCCCTGGCCAGCTTCGTCTGCGTGCGGCTCGAGAAGCGCTCCTTTCGCGACCTGGGCTTTCGCCTGGGGCCCCGCTGGCTCGGCGAGCTGGTGGCGGGCACCCTGGGTGGCATCCTCCTCATCCTGGTGACGGCCCTCATCGTGAAGGGCCTGGATGGCTTCCACTGGGAGCGGGCGGCGGGCATCGGCCCCCGGCAGCTGCTCGCGGCGGCCTGGGCCTTCCTCGGCGTGGCCTTCTTCGAGGAGATCATGTCCCGCGGCTTCCCCTTCCAGCGGCTGGTGGAGGGCGCGGGCACCTGGGTGGGCCAGCTGGTCTTCGCGGCGCTCTTCGCGCTGGGCCACTGGGGCAACCCGGGCATGCACGGGGCCACGCGGGTCTGGGCCACCCTGAACATCGGGCTGGCGGCCATCCTGCTGGGCTTCTGCTACCTGCGGACCCGGAGCCTGGCCCTGCCCATCGGCGTGCACCTGGGCTGGAACTGGGCCCAGGGCAGCCTGCTCGGCTTCGGCGTCAGCGGCACCACCGACACCCCGGGGCTGTGGACGCCCATCTTCCACGGGAAGCCCGAGTGGCTCACCGGCGGCGCCTTCGGCCTGGAGGCCAGCCTGCCCTGCGCCCTGGTGTGCGGGGCCTTCATCCTGCTGCTGTGGCGCTGGAAGGGAACGATTCCTAGCGGCGATGCTTCCACTGCTTCGGCGTCTTGA